The Acidobacteriota bacterium DNA window TCACGGTGACCAACAATTCGGGCGGCGGTCAGCCGGTGTCGCTCGAGAATCTGCACGCGGTGCGCGAACTGTGCCACAAGTACGACAAGCCGTTCTTTCTTGATGCGTGTCGGTTCGCCGAAAACGCGTGGTTCATCAAGCTCCGGGAGCCGGCCCATGCGGACCGGACGCCCAAGTCGATCGCCCAGGAGATGTTCTCGCTGGCCGATGGGTGCACCATGTCGGCCAAGAAGGATGGTCTGGCCAACATCGGCGGATTCCTGGCGATGAACAACGATTCGTGGGCCGAGGCCGCGCGCAATCTGTTGATCCTCACGGAAGGCTTCCCGACCTACGGCGGTCTGGCGGGTTATGACCTCGAGGCCATCGCACGCGGGCTCGAAGAAGTCGTCGACGAGTCGTATCTCCACTACCGGATTCGATCGATCGAGTATCTCGGGGAGAAGCTCGTCGCGGCCGGCGTACCGATTATCCGACCCCCGGGCGGGCACGCGATCTATGTCGACGCCAAGGCGCTGCTGCCGCACATCCCGGCGCTGCAGTATCCGGGCATCGCCCTTGCAAACGCCCTGTATGTCGAGGCGGGAATCCGCGGGGTGGAGATTGGGACGGTCATGTTCGGAATGCGTCCGGATGGCACCGAGAAGCCAGCGTCAATGGAGCTGGTTCGGCTGGCGATTCCGCGCCGGGTCTATACGCAGTCACACATCGATTACGTCGCCGAAGCCGTCATTGACGTGGCGTCCCGCCGTGACGAGCTTCGTGGACTCCGGCTGGTCTCGGCCCCGAGGGCGTTGCGGCACTTCACGGCGCGCTTCGAACCGGCGTGACCTTGATTACGGCCGGTGATGGAGCCGCCCTCCGGAGGCGCCCCTGGCGGGTGGAGGTAGAGGTCCAGGAAGCTCCTGCACTCCGAAGGTCAACCCCATCACCGTGCCGATCTCGCTGCGGCGTCGCGACCGCGCGGCCGTCCCACTACGACGGGTTGGCCAGGAACTCGCACGCGAGCGCCTGCCATTGATCGTCAGTGAGCAGGTCAGGCGGGTGATCGATAAAATCTCCGCCGTCGGCCGCCGCGACTCCCAACCGGGCTTCGTAGAACCGCGACAACCGATGTTCCTCCTCGGACAACCAGGCCCGGGCGGCCTTGCCGGCAGGCAGTTTATGGAACGCCGTGTCGGACGGGTTCACGGCAAACAACCAGCCTCGGGAGTACGGATCGCGGTGAATCAACGACGCGTCCTCGCGCACGGCCTCGTTGACGCGCGTTATCACGCCGGAGACGGGTGACACAATCGCGGCGCGGCGGCCCGCTGTTCGGACCTCGGCAATGGGCTGTCCTTCGTGAACCTCCGTGCCCGGCTGCGGCAGCTTCAGCCCGAGCGGGGCGGCGAAGAGGCGCTGTGCGAGGTCGTCGATCCCGACAAGCGCCCGCTGACGCGACACGGGGCGAATCCACGTATGCCCGGGAGCGTAGTACACCTGGTCGCTCCAGAACAGGCGTCCGACCCGGACGACTCCACGCAGGCGCCGCCGGATGGCGTCCACGCCTTTCATGCCTGTCAGAACCAGGACGGCGGGTACCGAGAGCGCGGCCAGCACAATCAGCAGGAGGCCCACGCGGGCGGTGAGTCCCGCCACCAGTACGGCCGCTGATTCCAAGACGCTCAATAGGGTGTCCATGATGTCCTCGTCTTTCTTCCTGACCCGTTGCCGCCTCTCAGATGCGATGACACATCGTGCAGTCGTCCACTCCGAACGACTTCTTCCCGTCGTGGCACGCGCCGCAGGCCCGGCCCTGCTTCATGGCCTCGTGCGTGATCTTCTTGCCGTCGGTCGCGAGGCCGCTCGTGAGAATCCTGAACAGGCGTCCTGCTTGTCGTCAGTGAGCAGGTGCGTCCTCGCGAGTGTATCCCAATGTTCCGGGTCGATGATGCGCGCCATGCCGGAGAGCGGCAGGCCGCCGTCCTGGAGGAGCGGGCCCAGGCTCCCGCCGTCGAGGGGACAGAGTTTGTCGAGGGCGTCTTCCATCCAGATCCTGGCCAGCTTCCCAGAGAGAAGATTCCGGGTATTCGACGCGACACTGGAGGGCTTCACCTTCAATAGCCAGCCCTTTCCATACGGATCCTGGTGCACGATCTCGGGGCATTGGAGAACCTCGCGGTTGACCTCGACAACTTCACCTGCCACGGGCGACAGCATCGGGATGTGTACGGAATCGACCATGAGGCTCCACCCCATTTCCCCCTGCGCCAATCGGGAACCTACGGCGGGCAGTTCGATGGCATCCACCTTGCCGACCAGTTTCTGAGCGAAATCGTCCAAGCCGACGACGCCGATGGAACTGGGTTCCGGACGAAGCCAGCCGTGTCCCTGGTGGTAGAAGAGCCCCGCGGGCACCCGGAAGCGAGTGACGTGTTCCGGCGCGGCCCTCGGAACAGCACGCTCCTGGCTGGGCTGGTCTATGTAGCGGCAGAAGAGGACGAAGGCCGCAAGAAACGAGATGACGATGAGATACTCAATGCCCTTGGTGGCATAGATGTCTATGAAACGGACGCCTTCCATACGACCACCTCCATGTCTTCCGCGGCCTCTGCCTCTACCACCTGATGCGCCCCGCCGAACACGGGCATCCGACTGATCACCCACCGGAAGACCCAGAGCTCCATGCTGATGATCGCCAACGTCACCCAGATCTCCATCCAGGAGGGGTAGTACCGCACGGTCTCATACCACTTGAACGCGATGACGGAGACGTTGAGCCGGTTCAGGATTACCCCCGCCGCCGTGAGGAACGCGGTGAACTGCACGAGCTTCGCGTTGCGTGTTCGAATCGCCACGAGGAAGAGAGCGGTCGGCAAAAGGACGAACCCGACCAGTTCGAACAGGTACCAGTACCCCATTGGAGTGCCGAGGTAAATCCACTGCCTGTAGTGCACGAAGTCGATGAGCTTGAGGAAGGCATACGCGAAGAGCGCGCCGACGGCTCCCTTTCCCAGCCCGAGGAGGATGCTGTCATGGGCCGCGTGGAGTTCGTGCCCGATGCGGTCCTTGAACGCCTTCTGCGTGAAGAAGCTCTCAATCATCACCATCGAGATCCCTGCGAAGATGCTCGACACGAAGAACAGCACTGGGAGGTTGGCCGAGTACCACAAGGGGTGGATCTTCGATGGCGCCAGGAGGAACAGCGCCCCCAACCCCGACTGGTGCAGCGTCGACAATGTGATCCCGAAGATGACGGCGCCCGTCGTGAGTCCCTCCAGAATCCTGCGCGCCCTCGGCCAATTCAGCCATTCCGCGACGGCCGGAGAGAACTCAAGGAACTCGCAGATCATGTACAGCATGAAGTGCCAGGCCACCAGGAAGAGCACGGAGCCAAACCCGAATGCGTTCCCGATGACGGGGTTGATGACATTCCAGGGGCGTCCCAGGTCCAGCAGGAGCATGCCGGCGTAGAACAGATAGGCGAGGAAACCATTCAGGACCGTTACGCGAACGATCGGCTCGAACTTCTTAACCTTCAGGATGTGGACAACGAAGGTCAGGACGTACGCGCCGCCTGCAAAGGCCACCCCCGTGATCACGTCAAAGCCGATCCAGATTCCCCATGGGTAGTTCTGGGAGAGGTTGGAGACCGAGCCGAGCCCATAGGCGAACCGGATGACGATCAGCACGAGGCCGGACAGGATGATCGCCCCGGTGATGACGTTGAACGGCGTCAGTATGCTTCCTCTCGGTCTCAACTCGCTCAGGACAAAGCGGGCCGTTTCCCAAGCCACCCGCCGAACGGTCATGGCGCCTTCGGCGTGGGCGGTCGACGCGTCAGTCCTGTTCGCCACGGAGGATCTTCCTCTCTTCGCTCACCTTGTTGTCCTTGATGAGGTAATTCAACCCGAACAGGAGTGACGGCCACAGAACGAACACGAGGGGCACCCCGTACAGGAATCCGGACGTGAGTTCGGGATAGGGAGTCGTGCCCAGATTGGTCCGCAGGCCGAGCTTTTCTTCTGGGGCGCCCATCAGGTAGAGCCAGCCGGTGCCGCCGGCCTCGTGCTCCCCATAGATCCGATGGACGTACTTGTCCGGAGCCTTGTAGATCCGGGTCCTGGCGATCTCCAGCAGATCCCGTTTCTTCCCGAACAGGGTCGCGCCGGTCGGGCACACCTCGGAACAGGCGGGCAGCTCCCCCTTCTGCTGCCGTTCGTTGCAGAAGTCGCATTTCCACACGAATGGAGCGGCACTGTCGTACTCGAACTTCGGGATGTCGAAGGGGCAGGCGATCATGCAGTAGCGGCACCCCATGCAGCGGTCCTTGTGGTAGATGACCGCCGCCTCCTTGGTCTTCTCCATCGCCTTGCACAGGCACGCGGAGGCGCAGGCCGGCTGGTCACAGTGCATGCACTGCTTCCGGACGAAGATCGGCTCATCCGGCTTCTTCTCGTTCGGGAACCGGTTCACGACCGTGAAAGCCCCGGTGGTGGTGTCGCGCGTCGTCTCGAACACGTTCGCACTAGAGAAGGAGGCCGCCGGCGTGGGCAGTTTGTTTGCCTCGTTGCAGGCCGCCTCGCAGGCGCGACAACCGATGCATTTTGTCGTGTCGATGAGCATCCCGTTGAACTCGACGTCCCCCTGCGAAGTCCGGTGCAACTGCGCCGCCTGGGCCGACGGCCCGCCCCCGGCGAGCAGGCCGCCGCCGGCCGCTCCCGCCATCCCCGCCACTCTTAAGAACAATCGTCGATTGAGCTTCATGATGCGATTCCTCTACGGTGAATCGTTGTGTCACCAGCGGCTGCGTGGCGCGGCGAGTGTTGAGCAGCCGACCAGGACAAGGCCGACCAGCGCCAGCACGGTGATGAGCATCATCGGGAGCCCTCCCTGCGAGTGGAGTCAGGTGACGAAGAGGCTGTCGCTCGTTGCGTACTCGCCCGGATGCGGGACACCACATCCGTGAACAGGGGACAGGCCTCGTAATCGCGGCCCAGGCACGGATCCGCCGACGCGATGCGGTCGAGAGGCACGAGCTTCTTGACCGGATAGGCCTGGCAGTAGAGCATCACCACTTCCTTCAAGTACGGGCAGGCCATTCTTGCACCTTCCTTTCGTCCAATCAGGGGTACAGCAAGTTTCCCGCCACGTTTGGTTCCGTTTGGAAACAGCCGCTAACGTGTTGCACATGCATGAGTTAATGAGTCGGCCCCAAACTTCGGTGCCGTCATTCTCTGGAATGGGCGTTGATATTCTCAGCGGGAGTTCCGGACCCTGGTGGCGACGTGGAGAGGGAATTGATGTTTTGTGGCGTGAATCCGACTAATGGCGAAATTCAACGGCGAACGATGAAGACCTCATCAGTACGGCGCGGGCAACTCGCTGCCTGGATCCGGGAGTCGGATTTCGGGATTCGGGCAGACGCACCAAGAACGAGGCAACAAACAACAGGCAGGAGGAGGAGGGCGGGCATCCCGAATTCCGTTTCCTGATGACGTGCGCGGAGAAAAGAAGATCGAGTACCATTCCAATCATGTCCGGCGAAGAAGACGCCAGCCGTCCGACGAATCAGTGCCCGCGATGTCGGGCGGACGTGCACGCCCGGGAGGCAACCTGTCCGCAGTGCGGGGTCGATCTGGTCCTGGCGGCCGTGCTGGTGGAGCGTCTGGCGCTTAGCGTGATTCCCGCCGAGGCTGGGGCACGGTTCCTCGGTGACGCCATGCTGTCGCGGTTTGGCGAGTTCCTGATGAAGAAGGGCTACATCACGGAAACCCAGCTGAATGCCGCACTGGCGCGACAGCGCGAGATGTCAACCGGAGGTGTGCGCGAAACGCTGGGCCAGGTGTTGCTCGAGATGCGCGTGATGACGCGAGAACAACTGGAGTTGGCCAGCGTCGAGCAGGTCCAGGACCTGCAGACCGCGCTCCGGCAGGTGAACACCCAACTCGAACAGCGAGTCGCGGAGCGCACGAAGGAGCTGCAGGCGGCGTATCAGCGCCTCGCGGAACTGGATCAACTCAAAGGCAATTTCATCAACAACATCTCACACGAGCTGCGCACACCGCTGACGAAGATCAAAGGCTTCAACATGCTCCTGGCTGCCGGAGATCTGGGTGCGCTCACCGAAGATCAGGTGCAGGCCGTCCAGACGATGGGGCGCGGGATCTCGGAACTGGAGCGGCTGGTCGCCGATCTGATCCAGTTCGCCACGGGTGCCCGCGGAGAGATGACGTTACGTCAGGCGCCGATCGCGGTCGCGGCCATCCTGACTGAGTGCGTGACGGAAGCCACCGAGAAGGCGAAACGCCGCGGGGTCGAGATGCGACTCGAGGTGTCGGACGGTCTGCCGCAGGCGGTGGCGGACGGCGAACGCATTCGCTGGGTGTTGAACCACTTGATTGACAACGCGGTCAAGTTCACTCCTCAGGGCGGAACTGTCACGGCGGGCGCAGCCGTCGCCGGCGACCGGGTGCGCGTGTGGGTGGCAGATACCGGAGAGGGCATCGCGGCCGAGAAAATGCCGGAACTCTTCGAGGCGTTTCATCAGCTCGACGGATCGACCACGCGCCGCCAGGGCGGTACCGGGCTCGGTCTGGCGCTCGTGAAGATGATTGTCGAGGGCCATCAGTCCAGCGTCGCCGTCGAGAGCGAACCCGGGAAGGGCAGCCGATTCTCGTTCGATCTCGCGATGGCCGCGCGTTAGCGCGCGTCCCCGTTGCGCTCCTCGCCGCGCCGCAATCCGTACTTCTTGATTTTGTTGTAGAGCGTCACGCGATCGATGCCGAGCGTCCGGGCCGCCTGGGTGACGTTTCCGCCCCCATCGTGGAGGACCGCCGCGATATGGCGGTGCTCGACTTCGTCGAGCGAGAGCGTGACGTCGATGGGGGCCGGCCGCGGCGCGGCGGCCTCGAGGCCGAGATCCTCCGGCATGATCAGCGAACCCTTCGCCACCACCATGCCCCGTTCCAGCACGTTTCGCAGTTCGCGGACATTGCCTGGCCAGCCGTAGCGCATCAGCGTCGCCAGCGCGTCGGCGCTGATCTCCTCGATGCGGTGGCTCATCTCCAGATTCAGGTGTTCCAGAAAATGCTCGACCAGCAAGGGAATGTCTTCGAGCCGCTCGCGCAGGGGCGGCAACATAATCGGAATGACGTTCAACCGATAGTACAGGTCGTCGCGGAACTGACCGCTCTCGGAAGCCTTCCGCAGATCCCGGTTCGTGGCGGCGATGATCCGGACGTCAACCTCCACGGGTTCTGATCCGCCGACGCGGCAGAACGTCCGCTCCTCGAGCACGCGCAACAGGTCGAGCTGGAGCTTTGGAGAGATGTCGCCGATCTCGTCGAGAAACAGCGTGCCGCCGTGCGCCAGTTCGAATTTGCCTTTCCGCCGGCTGAGCGCCCCGGTGAACGAACCCCGCTCATGCCCGAACAGTTCGGACTCGAGCAGCGTCTCTGTGAGCGCCGCGCAGGACACGGCCACAAACGGCGCCGACTGCCTCGGGCTTTCGGCGTGGATGGCCCGTGCCAGCAACTCCTTGCCTGTCCCGCTCTCGCCGAGGATGAGCACGGTGGACTGACTGCGTGCGGCGCTCCGGGCCAGCTCGAACATGCGATGCATCACCGGGCTCTTGCTGATCATGTCGCGAAAGTGATAATCGCGTTTGAGCACCTTGCGCAACAGCACGTTCTCGCGCACGAGTTGCTGCTGGGCGACAATCTTCACCATCATCAGGCTGAGTTCCTCCGGATCGAACGGCTTGACGAGGTAGTCGTAGGCGCCCATCTTCATCGCTTCGACCGCGGTCTCGACGGTCGCGTAGGCGGTCATGATGACGATGGCAACATCGGGCTGGATGGTCTTGGCGGTCTGGAGCACCAGCAGGCCGTCCATGCCGGGCATCTTCAAGTCGACGAGCAGGATGGACCAGCGCCCTTCCCTGAGCTTGTCGATGGCTGTCGGCCCGTCCGCGGCGGTGTCGAGCGTATAGCCATCCTTGGCCAGCCAGCCCGACAGCGACTCCCGCACGATTTCCTCATCGTCGACGACCAGGACCCGGGTTCGTTCCTTACTCATGATGATCATCCTTCTGATGCAATGCCTGGTAGCGGGCTTCACAGTCGGCGCAGAGCGACACGCGCTTGGCGTCGACTTCGATCAGGTTCACAGACCGGGCCATCACGCAGGCCGGCGAGTCGCAGTGAATCAGGCCGAAGGTATGGCCGAGTTCGTGAACGCACTCCTTGAAGACGCGGCTGTCAAAGAGGCGCCTGTCCGGATCGGCTTCGGGCGCGGCGGCGAGCCTGGCGGTGGACACCACCGCGGCGGTGCCGCCCAGTTGGGCCTCGCCGTACACGAAGGTCAGCACGGGAATGAACAGGTCCACGTCCGTGACGGCGAGGGTGCGGCTCCCGGCCCGCGAGCGGCCCACCAGCCACTTGAGAATCTCCGTCGACGAGTACTGGCCGCGGCGCGGATCGAACGCGTGTGCGGGGCGATCGGCTCGATGATCGACCCTGACCGTGACGCCGAACACGGATTGAATGGCTCGCCCGACGACGTCGAGCAGGCGGCCGTCGGGCGCATCGGCGCCCAGCCACCAAATCTGGACGTCCGCCGTCATCGTGCGTCGACACCCATTAGGCATCCGCCTTTCGGGCGGCCGGCAACACGATCGTGAAGGTCGTGCCCTTGCCGACCTCGCTTTGGATGTCAATCGTGCCGTGGTGCCGTTCGACGATGCCGTACACGACGGACAGGCCGAGGCCCGTGCCCATTTCCTTCGTGGTGAAGAACGGATCGAAGATCTTGGCGAGCCTGTCGGGCGGGATGCCGGCACCCGTGTCCGCGAAGACCAGTTCAACCCCGGTGGCGCCCTGGGTCGGCTGGCACGAGATGGTCAGGGTGCCACCGTCCTTCATGGCTTCACAGGCATTCAGCATGATGTTGACGAACGCCTGCCGCAGTTGACCGAAGTCGGCCTGGATGGGGGGCAGCGCGCCGGCGTGCCCATTGATGGCGATGCCGTGCAGCTTGGCCTGGTGGCCGACAAGAGAGACCGCCTCGTCAAGGACGGCTGACGGATCGACCTCCTTCAACGCGAGCGGCCGCTGTCTGGCAAATTCGAGGAGGTTGCGGACGATGGCCGTGCATCGTTCGGTCTCGCGCTGGACCAGTTTCAGGTGACGGACGCACGTGACGCGTGTCTGGTCGTCGAGTTCGCCGCCCTCGAGCACCCGGACGAGCAGCTTGGCGTACGTCAGAATGCCCGCCAGTGGATTGTTGATCTCGTGAGCGATCGACGCCGCCAGCCTGCCGAGCGAGGAGAGCTTCTCGGATTGCACGAGCTGGGTCTGCGCCTGCTTCAAGTCGGCCGTGCGTTCCTCAACCTGGTGTTCGAGCGTTTCGAGCAGTTGAAGACGTTCGGCTCTCGCCTTGCTCAGCGCCGCCACCATCTCGTTGAACCACAGGCCGAGCACGCCCAACTCTCCGGTTCGCGCGACCGGGATCTTGTGCGTCAAGTCGCCCGCGCCGATCTGCCGAGTGGCGAATGCAAGCGCGACAACGGGGTTCACGACCCGTCGCTGTGCGTACAGCCCGACGAACGCTCCGAGCAGCAGGACGGCGACGCCGGCCATCAGCAGCGTGTTCCGTCGGATGCGCAGGAGGTTCGTGTCGATATCTTTGAGCGAAATGCCAATGTCGATCACGCCCAGCACGCGCTTGCTCGGCGGATGGACGTGGCAGGCGGCGTTCGAACAGCCCGGTTCGTTGTAAATCGGCGTCACCATGCCCAGGACGCGATGTCCGCGGGCATCGTAGATTCGACTCCGCGTTCCCGTCGCCAGTCGCTCGAGCGGCCGCCCAGCCTCGTGGCAGCGGTAGCAGGCCTCGGCGCTCTTGTCGACCATGGCCCCGACCTCGGTGCGCTCGGTCGAGAACGTGACCCGCCCTTCCTTGTTGAAGAAGCGGACTCGATCGATGCCCGATTGGTGGCCAATCGTGTCCATCACCAGGTAGGCATTCTCGCGACGGTCGGCCAGCATGTCGTGATACGTGCTGCTCTTGATGGTCTCGCTGAACAGTTCCGCGCCCCGGACGACCTCGGCCACCAGGTATCGTTCTTGCGCGCGCAGGAACAGCGCCGCTGCCGTGCCGACAACGGCCAGCGTGCCCACCGCGATGACGAGCGGCAACTGAACGCTCAGCCGGTTCCACCACCGGACCGACGACAGCGGCATTCGAGATGTCCTTCCCAGGGCAGGCCACTCGGCCTGTCAGAATCCGGTCAGGGACGCCAGAAACCAGGGGCGAACACGTCGCGACCTCGTCTGACGGCCAAGAAGGGGCCGGGGGCGGGCGACGGGGGGGCGGCGAGGCACGAGAAAAGATACGGCCGCGCCCTGACAGAGTGTAGAGCAATTCAACTGCCAGATGGAAATTGCTCGATCTTGGGCCTGTTCTTAGCCCATTTTCTGAACTGCTGCCTCGCGGGTTGCGAAAATCCGGCGCTCGCTGTCGAGATTCCCTACGACCAGGCGCGGTCGCTCTAGTCTTCGACGCGAATGATGTCCTGTTTGAGGGCGAACCGAATCAGTTCCGTGCGGCTGTGGAGTGCCAGTTTCTCCATCACGCGCTCGCGATGAGACATCGCGGTCTTGATGCTGATGCCCAGCAGGTCGGCGACCTCCTTGTTGCTATGGCCTTCGGCGACCAGCTTCAGGACCTGCTTCTCACGGTCGGTGAGTGATTCGTAGGGGTCGGCATCCCCGCCCCCGGGTCCGAGGCCGTCGCGTTCCTTCATCGCCTCACGGGCGACGTCCGGGTCGAACACGAGGCCGCCCCGGTGGACGGCGCGGATTGCGGCGGTCAGATCCGATCCGGCGGACTTCTTGAGGACGTACCCGGACACGCCGGCCTTGAGGAAGCGGCGGATGTACTCACGGTCTTCGTACTGGGACAGCACGAGAATGCGCGCGTTCGGACAGATCTTCCTGATTTCAATCGTGGCTTCGAGGCCGCCCAGGCCCGGCATCGCGATGTCCATCAGGCATACGTCTGGATTGAGGGCCAGAGCCTTGGCGATCGCTTCGCGGCCGTCGGCCGCTTCGCCCACGACCTCCATGTCGTCGGCGAGATTGAGCAACGCCTTCACGCCCTCCCGGACGATCGCGTGGTCATCGGCAATCAGAACGCGAATCTTAGACACGAGCCACCTCCGGTGGCACCTGTACGGACACGACGAGGCGAGTTCCCTGGCCCGGTGCCGTGTCGATCAGGACCTTGCCGCCGATCGCCTCGACGCGCTCGGTGATGCCGAGCAGGCCCCATCCATGCCCGTCTTCGGCGGGCCGGCTGATGGCTGCTCGATCGAATCCCTCACCATCATCCTCGATTTCAATCGTGAGCACATCACCCCTGATGCCGCACTGGATCAACACCTGTTCCGCCTGCGCGTGCCTGGCGATGTTGCTGATCGCCTCCTGGACGACCCGGAACAGTGCCGTCTCCATCAGCGGCGGCAGGCGGCGCTCGACGTCGTTGAACTCGCAGCGGACCGCGACGCCGAGGGTGTTCAGGTGGCGGTCGGCGTACCAGGCGATGGCGGACCACAGCCCGAGATCGTCGAGCACCGACGGACGCAAGTCATAGATCAGGCGATGGAGTTCGTCGAGCGTGCGGACCGCGAGCGCGCGCGCTTCGATGAGCGGCCCGCTGTCCACGCCCGGCGGCAGTCGGGCGACGGCCGTCTCGAGGCGCATCGCGAGGACGCTGACGGTCTGACAGGTTTCGTCGTGCAATTCACGGGCGAGGCGCTTGCGTTCGTCCTCCTGCGCGGTGATGACCTGGCGAAGCAGCCGGCCGCGCGCTTCCTCGCGCTCTGCCAGTTGCCGGTACAGCACCTCGCGTTCACGCGTGCGTTCTTCCACCCGGGCTTCGAGCGTCGCATTCGACTGTTCGATGGCGTCCATCGACGCCTTGAGCGCCGCCCGCATGTGCTCGAGAGACCGTCCGAGGCGGCCGACTTCATCCTCACCGAGCGGGGGAATCGCCAGATCCAGATCACCCGACGCAATGCGTTCGGCGGCACGACGGAGCACGCCGATCGGGCGCAGCACGCTTTGCGCGACCCCGTCGGCAAAGAGCAGCCCGAGGACGACCAGCAACGGCACCCAGAAGAACAGGGAACGGCGCAGGCGGTTCGCATCGGCGAGCGTGGCGGTCTCCGGTTCCCGCAGGCTCAGCGCCCAGTGCATCTGGCGGATCGGCACGATGGCGGTCACCTGTTCGACGCCGACCTTGCTGCGATCGTGACAGGAGGTACACGTCCCGCGGATGTTCGTGCCCGATCGAAGCAGTGACGCGATGAGCTGAGGATGTTCATCCCGCCGGCCTCGCCGTTGCGCGTCGGAACTGGCGACAACGATGCCAAGCGCGTCGACCAGATCGATCGCGCCGCCCTCCGCGACGGGCTGCTCACGCAGCAGACCGATCATGCGCGGGCTGGCCGGATCGATTTCTCCGCCGGCCACGCCAATCGGCACGCCCCGCCAGTCCTTGATGGGCACAAACAGATAGACCCGATCGCCGGTCGGTGTGCGGGCAACGGCAGACGCCGACGGCCGTTCGGCCTTCAGTGCGTCGCGGCTGGCTGGAATCACCGCCTCGGCCCCGGGCTGCGGCGGCGGGTCCTGCTTCAGCACGAGCCCATCGGCATTGGTGACAAACGCCCGATCGATCAGTTCGCCTTGCAAGTACGCGTTGCGCAAGGCCTCATCGCGGGGCGAAAGCGCGGCAACGGTCCGTCCGGTCGCGGCGTCAGGCGCGGCGGCCACCTCCTGGAGGCGCCGCCATTCGCGCTGGAGTACGCTTTCGACGTGGCGGGCGGCGACAGCGGCGTCCGATTCGCGTTCGACGACGATGCGATCGGTCAGCGCCGCCAGGCTGTGCCAGGCGATCCAACCGGGCACCACCGTCGACGCGAACAGCCCAAGCCCGACCAGCAGGGCCACGCGCCCCTGCAGGCCGCGCATCTGCCATCGGGAAGAAGTCGCCTTGGTCATCAGCGTCCGCGCTCATCCATGCTATTCGCGATCAGCATGATCTCGTCGAGAGTACCACGGTACCGCGCGAGCAGAGCCACGCCCGACGCCTGCCAGGTCAGCTGGTACCACATGACGCCGTCGCGATCGCGCAGCCGGTCGACCCTCGCCGGAACTCCCCGGACCACAGTGTTCTCGGTCTGGAGTGAGGAAGCGGGCGGCAGGATCTCGGGGGCGATGCCTCGGGCATCCACCGCCAACCCCACAATCAGCCAGGTGTCGCCACGCTGCCGGTGCCGGAACGACATCGACGCCGACGTGCCTTCGAAGATCAGGAGGTCATGCGGGGGCCACATCAACGTGTCGGGAAAGTAGGCCGGAATGGGCAGTTTGTGCGACAGTTGGCGTTCGAGCGCGACAACCGAGTCCACGCGCCGTACGCCCCGGTCTACGCCCGCGGCCATTCCCGGCAGTTGGTCAAGGACGCGGAGCCCGAACGCGGCGGCGGCCAGCAGTGCGGCGAGTTCCAGCGTGGCCCGAAGGGCAGCGATCCAGCCGGGCAGACGCCTTGCGGAGGTGCTGGTCCCCGGGGCGGAGGGGGTAGTCATATCGTCGTTTCGCTACACAACGAAGAAGAGCAGGGTGCATAGACCGGCGGCGACCAGGCCGAAGCGAAGCGGGCCGAGACCGGTTCGACTGGGTTCAGGTTGGGTAAACACGCGCTCGCACCTGTTTCCGA harbors:
- a CDS encoding sigma-54 dependent transcriptional regulator, which translates into the protein MSKERTRVLVVDDEEIVRESLSGWLAKDGYTLDTAADGPTAIDKLREGRWSILLVDLKMPGMDGLLVLQTAKTIQPDVAIVIMTAYATVETAVEAMKMGAYDYLVKPFDPEELSLMMVKIVAQQQLVRENVLLRKVLKRDYHFRDMISKSPVMHRMFELARSAARSQSTVLILGESGTGKELLARAIHAESPRQSAPFVAVSCAALTETLLESELFGHERGSFTGALSRRKGKFELAHGGTLFLDEIGDISPKLQLDLLRVLEERTFCRVGGSEPVEVDVRIIAATNRDLRKASESGQFRDDLYYRLNVIPIMLPPLRERLEDIPLLVEHFLEHLNLEMSHRIEEISADALATLMRYGWPGNVRELRNVLERGMVVAKGSLIMPEDLGLEAAAPRPAPIDVTLSLDEVEHRHIAAVLHDGGGNVTQAARTLGIDRVTLYNKIKKYGLRRGEERNGDAR
- a CDS encoding archaemetzincin family Zn-dependent metalloprotease; the encoded protein is MTADVQIWWLGADAPDGRLLDVVGRAIQSVFGVTVRVDHRADRPAHAFDPRRGQYSSTEILKWLVGRSRAGSRTLAVTDVDLFIPVLTFVYGEAQLGGTAAVVSTARLAAAPEADPDRRLFDSRVFKECVHELGHTFGLIHCDSPACVMARSVNLIEVDAKRVSLCADCEARYQALHQKDDHHE
- a CDS encoding ATP-binding protein, with the translated sequence MPLSSVRWWNRLSVQLPLVIAVGTLAVVGTAAALFLRAQERYLVAEVVRGAELFSETIKSSTYHDMLADRRENAYLVMDTIGHQSGIDRVRFFNKEGRVTFSTERTEVGAMVDKSAEACYRCHEAGRPLERLATGTRSRIYDARGHRVLGMVTPIYNEPGCSNAACHVHPPSKRVLGVIDIGISLKDIDTNLLRIRRNTLLMAGVAVLLLGAFVGLYAQRRVVNPVVALAFATRQIGAGDLTHKIPVARTGELGVLGLWFNEMVAALSKARAERLQLLETLEHQVEERTADLKQAQTQLVQSEKLSSLGRLAASIAHEINNPLAGILTYAKLLVRVLEGGELDDQTRVTCVRHLKLVQRETERCTAIVRNLLEFARQRPLALKEVDPSAVLDEAVSLVGHQAKLHGIAINGHAGALPPIQADFGQLRQAFVNIMLNACEAMKDGGTLTISCQPTQGATGVELVFADTGAGIPPDRLAKIFDPFFTTKEMGTGLGLSVVYGIVERHHGTIDIQSEVGKGTTFTIVLPAARKADA
- a CDS encoding response regulator transcription factor, producing MSKIRVLIADDHAIVREGVKALLNLADDMEVVGEAADGREAIAKALALNPDVCLMDIAMPGLGGLEATIEIRKICPNARILVLSQYEDREYIRRFLKAGVSGYVLKKSAGSDLTAAIRAVHRGGLVFDPDVAREAMKERDGLGPGGGDADPYESLTDREKQVLKLVAEGHSNKEVADLLGISIKTAMSHRERVMEKLALHSRTELIRFALKQDIIRVED
- a CDS encoding HAMP domain-containing protein, which produces MTKATSSRWQMRGLQGRVALLVGLGLFASTVVPGWIAWHSLAALTDRIVVERESDAAVAARHVESVLQREWRRLQEVAAAPDAATGRTVAALSPRDEALRNAYLQGELIDRAFVTNADGLVLKQDPPPQPGAEAVIPASRDALKAERPSASAVARTPTGDRVYLFVPIKDWRGVPIGVAGGEIDPASPRMIGLLREQPVAEGGAIDLVDALGIVVASSDAQRRGRRDEHPQLIASLLRSGTNIRGTCTSCHDRSKVGVEQVTAIVPIRQMHWALSLREPETATLADANRLRRSLFFWVPLLVVLGLLFADGVAQSVLRPIGVLRRAAERIASGDLDLAIPPLGEDEVGRLGRSLEHMRAALKASMDAIEQSNATLEARVEERTREREVLYRQLAEREEARGRLLRQVITAQEDERKRLARELHDETCQTVSVLAMRLETAVARLPPGVDSGPLIEARALAVRTLDELHRLIYDLRPSVLDDLGLWSAIAWYADRHLNTLGVAVRCEFNDVERRLPPLMETALFRVVQEAISNIARHAQAEQVLIQCGIRGDVLTIEIEDDGEGFDRAAISRPAEDGHGWGLLGITERVEAIGGKVLIDTAPGQGTRLVVSVQVPPEVARV